The following coding sequences are from one Microtus ochrogaster isolate Prairie Vole_2 chromosome 14 unlocalized genomic scaffold, MicOch1.0 chr14_random_1, whole genome shotgun sequence window:
- the Hypk gene encoding huntingtin-interacting protein K isoform X1, producing MRRRGEIEMATEGDVELELETETSGPDRPPEKPRKHDSGAADLERVTDYAEEKEIQSSNLETAMSVIGDRRSREQKAKQEREKELAKVTIKKEDLELIMTEMEISRAAAERSLREHMGNVVEALIALTN from the exons ATGCGGCGGCGCGGTGAGATCGAAATGGCGACCGAGGGAgatgtggagctggagttagagaccgAGACCAGCGGCCCGGACCGGCCTCCCGAGAAGCCACGGAAGCATGATAGTGGTGCTGCTGACTTGGAGCGGGTCACTGACTATGCGGAGGAGAAGGAGATCCAAAGTTCAAATCTGGAGACG GCTATGTCCGTCATTGGAGACAGACGGTCCAGGGAGCAAAAGGCAAAACAGGAGCG gGAAAAGGAACTGGCGAAGGTCACGATCAAGAAGGAAGATCTGGAGTTGATA ATGACAGAGATGGAGATCTCTCgagcagcagcagaaaggagcTTGCGGGAACACATGGGCAACGTTGTGGAGGCTCTTATTGCCCTAACCAACTGA
- the Hypk gene encoding huntingtin-interacting protein K isoform X2, producing the protein MRRRGEIEMATEGDVELELETETSGPDRPPEKPRKHDSGAADLERVTDYAEEKEIQSSNLETGKGTGEGHDQEGRSGVDSE; encoded by the exons ATGCGGCGGCGCGGTGAGATCGAAATGGCGACCGAGGGAgatgtggagctggagttagagaccgAGACCAGCGGCCCGGACCGGCCTCCCGAGAAGCCACGGAAGCATGATAGTGGTGCTGCTGACTTGGAGCGGGTCACTGACTATGCGGAGGAGAAGGAGATCCAAAGTTCAAATCTGGAGACG gGAAAAGGAACTGGCGAAGGTCACGATCAAGAAGGAAGATCTGGAGTTGATAGTGAGTAG